A region from the Xenopus laevis strain J_2021 chromosome 4S, Xenopus_laevis_v10.1, whole genome shotgun sequence genome encodes:
- the LOC121393162 gene encoding GATA zinc finger domain-containing protein 14-like — protein MFNAYYNYKQPINNLNHNPSNNYNKFTNNNHNNPSNNYNKSNNNHHIIYINNTNNFHLCHYHFNIWHNYFYSAYYINDYIIHIIYTYYNYIIYNHCNYKYKDHVRAYHFLNSNYFILNNHHINKMLLSSTDNLIYQW, from the coding sequence ATGTTCAATGCATACTACAACTACAAGCAGCCCATCAACAACCTCAACCACAACCCATCCAACAACTACAACAAGTTTACCAACAACAACCACAACAACCCATCCAACAACTACAACAAGTCCAACAACAACCACCACATCATCTACATCAACAACACAAACAACTTCCACCTATGTCACTATCACTTCAACATCTGGCACAACTACTTCTACAGTGCCTACTACATCAATGACTACATCATCCACATCATCTATACCTACTACAACTACATTATCTACAACCATTGTAACTACAAGTACAAAGACCACGTCAGAGCCTACCACTTCCTCAACTCCAACTACTTCATTCTCAACAATCACCACATCAACAAGATGCTATTGTCAAGTACAGACAACCTTATATATCAGTG
- the LOC121393425 gene encoding mucin-5AC-like, with amino-acid sequence MEGAGEATPEMNGQWEEERKQRGTEGGRDSGTCKLLIISEKKLATVYSIDSYCNSAHFAGCTTPSSRLITSPGVDTSPGAGLTSSSSAGLINSPGVGITNSLGVGLDTSPKDPSYTYPDTSPWCTLTPWIDVSYPEFGETGGDNETFDNIRSLGISICNNTMTIAGVDCRATDFPSYSLAEVGQTLTCNKDIGLICLNSENFPKCNNYEIQIQCCSSTKPIDIATETPTETSEIPIKTKLTPIETTETFLETTETSIETTTCSMTTTTTTSSPTTTSTTTHPTTTTTSLPTTTTT; translated from the exons ATGGAGGGTGCAGGGGAGGCAACACCAGAGATGAATGGACAGTGGGAAGAGGAGAGAAAACAGAGAGGAACAGAGGGTGGAAGGGATAGTGGGA CCTGTAAATTGCTtataataagtgaaaaaaagcttgcTACTGTATACTCAATAGACAGCTACTGTAACTCAGCTCATTTTGCAGGTTGTACTACACCCTCTTCTCGTCTCATCACTTCACCTGGTGTTGACACTTCACCTGGTGCTGGTCTCACCAGTTCATCCAGTGCTGGTCTCATTAATTCACCCGGTGTTGGTATCACCAATTCACTGGGTGTTGGTCTTGATACTTCACCTAAAGATCCTTCATACACATATCCAGACACATCACCTTGGTGTACATTGACCCCATGGATTGATGTAAGCTATCCAGAATTTGGCGAAACTGGTGGTGACAATGAAACTTTTGATAACATCAGAAGCCTAGGCATTTCCATTTGTAATAATACTATGACTATTGCGGGTGTTGATTGCAGAGCAACAGATTTTCCAAGTTATTCATTGGCAGAAGTTGGTCAAACATTAACATGCAACAAAGACATAGGTTTGATTTGCCTAAACAGTGAAAATTTTCCGAAATGCAAcaactatgaaatccaaattcaatGCTGCAGCAGTACTAAACCCATAGACATAGCAACAGAAACACCTACAGAGACATCAGAGATacctataaaaacaaaattaactcCTATTGAAACAACagaaacatttttggaaacaaCAGAAACATCTATTGAAACAACTACATGTTCAATGACTACAACAACAACTACAAGCAGTCCAACAACAACCTCAACCACAACCCATCCAACAACTACAACAACAAGTCTTCCTACAACAACAACCACA